A single genomic interval of Spinacia oleracea cultivar Varoflay chromosome 6, BTI_SOV_V1, whole genome shotgun sequence harbors:
- the LOC110785647 gene encoding protein FAR1-RELATED SEQUENCE 5-like, whose translation MGEKSPITLFTDQDAAMARAIKKVFPTTRHRLCLWHLMQNAVTRFGVLKSDATFKAAFNKCLSGCLNEAEFNACWEAMVTKYKLKEHKWFIRIYKLRHKWATAPSKDFFSAGILSSQRSESTNNAVGFRATKKTSLTEFYHIFQETIKRWRRTEDIDEFNTTKSIPTSHYPMTSLLKHAAQVYTHTLFRDLEEEFNLVVASQVQLIHTNGPKMIYRVYLEDRAGSAQSVMYDPPNEIIICPCKNFEESGWFCFHCIRVLHLHSVQRILEKYISFRWTKFAKVEVWNKHEAQLKAKGLLNSFTPGGLHMLRKYYSLILKSHTIEEARKILEESYKKDSEAIQTMNRTQQI comes from the exons ATGGGTGAAAAAAGTCCAATCACACTCTTTACTGACCAAGATGCAGCTATGGCTAGAGCAATAAAGAAG GTATTTCCAACCACAAGGCATAGACTTTGCCTGTGGCATTTGATGCAGAATGCAGTAACACGATTTGGAGTCCTGAAGAGTGATGCAACATTCAAAGCCGCTTTCAACAAATGCTTGAGTGGTTGTCTGAATGAAGCTGAGTTTAACGCATGTTGGGAAGCAATGGTCACAAAGTACAAACTAAAGGAACACAAATGGTTCATCAGAATATATAAATTAAGACACAAGTGGGCAACAGCTCCGAGTAAGGACTTCTTCTCTGCTGGGATTTTGTCATCACAAAGGAGTGAGAGTACGAATAATGCCGTGGGTTTCAGAGCTACTAAGAAGACTAGTTTGACCGAGTTCTATCATATATTTCAAGAAACGATAAAGAGATGGAGAAGGACAGAAGATATTGATGAATTCAACACCACCAAATCTATTCCAACTTCACACTATCCAATGACTTCTTTATTGAAACATGCTGCTCAAGTCTACACACATACACTTTTCAGGGATCTTGAAGAAGAATTTAATCTTGTTGTTGCATCGCAAGTACAACTCATTCACACAAATGGACCGAAGATGATTTATCGAGTTTACCTTGAAGATAGAGCTGGCTCCGCACAATCTGTGATGTATGATCCGCCGAATGAGATCATTATTTGTCCCTGCAAGAACTTTGAGGAGTCAGGTTGGTTTTGCTTTCATTGTATTCGTGTTCTGCATCTGCATTCTGTTCAAAGAATCCTAGAGAAGTACATCTCCTTTAGATGGACAAAGTTCGCAAAGGTTGAGGTGTGGAACAAGCATGAGGCACAACTAAAAGCTAAAGGATTATTGAACAGTTTCACCCCCGGGGGCTTACACATGCTGAGAAAATACTACAGTCTGATCCTTAAGAGCCATACAATAGAAGAGGCTAGAAAAATACTTGAAGAAAGCTACAAGAAAGATTCAGAAGCTATTCAAACAATGAACAGAACACAACAAATATGA